The Dickeya poaceiphila DNA window CTGTTGCAGGTAATCATGAATGCCGACCATACCGGTCCAGCGATTTTCGCACCACAATGGCGCCAGCAACGTTGGCCGCCGGGCGCTGGCGGAGATACGGTGATAGACAATGTCAGGCGGGGTGTGGCGAATCATCTCACCGGCAATCGACACATAATGTGCCAGCGGCAACGCCGTCAATCGACCGGCTCCCCAGGCTTTCGCCATGACGCTACCGGTCACGATGTGCAGCGGATGCAGCTTGATGCCGTCCACGCCAGCTTCCACCACCCGTTGCAGCGTCAACAGGCAATGTTCGTCGCTCTCGCCGGGCAAACCGGCTATCAGATGGCTGCACACCTTGAGTCCTCTGGCGCGAGCGCGCTGAGCGGTCTGCCGGTAACAGGCAAAATCATGTCCGCGATTGATACGTCGCAACGTCCGGTCATGGGCGCTTTGCAACCCCAGTTCCAGCCAGACTTCGTACCCTTGCTCACGATAGTCGGCCAGCAGGTCCAACACGGTATCCGGTACGCAATCCGGCCTGGTACCCACACATAGCCCTACCATATCGGCCTGCGTCAACGCCTGCCGGTACATCGATGCCAACACCTGAACTTCGGCATAAGTGCTGGTATAAGCCTGAAAATAGGCCAGATAACGATGTGCGCGGTTGACCTTGCCTGCCTGTGCGGCCAGTTGCTCGGCGATGCTACGCTGCTGCATCTGTTCATCCGCAAACGACGCCACATTGCAGAAAGTACAACCACCCCGTCCCAGCGTACCGTCACGATTCGGACAGCTAAATCCACCGTGTAACGTCAATTTATGGATTTTTTCTCCATAGCGACGCTGAAGATCACCACCAAACATATTGATTAATTTTTGCAATTGCATATTCTGATTCTTCATTTCACAAAAAATCAGCCTACCTTTAGCGCCTGTTAACGGCGATGACCCCGATCAAGACGCTCCGGTTTATGCAGCTGCATGTTTATTCGCTTTTCCTGAAAATAAAATCATATTCTTGCTGATTAATTTTTCTTATCTGCGAGGTTCATTCCATTAAAAGATGACCGTAGAATGAAAAACAGTGTCATGAATTAAAAAAATCACACCAAACAGAATAAGATGCCACGAAGTGGCATAATCACAGCATTCAGCAATAAAAACCCGCCATTGCTATAGTGATACAGCTCACAGTTCAGCCAATGACGCCACCTTGCCAACGTCTTATTTTTATTAATTAAATCCTTTTATTTCATAAGCATAAGTAAATTCTATCCCTAAAGTGCCTGTCTGCCATGGAAATTTGACCTGAACAGGGTTTCTCGCTAATTTGGAAATCCGCTGGAAGCTTTCCTGACGAGTTAATGTCTCGTCATATTTATGCAGTAAAGAAGAAGACTCCCTCATCAAGCAAATCACATCACTTGTGAGACCTTACGAGAGGCCAGATAAAAGAGAGCGGCGCACACCACTGATGCCAATCAGGCGCAGTGAAGGGGTCGCTCGCGGTTAGCACGCGGTTAACGCACATTACGCACCCGTATTCTGGCAGTGAGATTAACGATTGAGGTAGTCATACAGAGCCTGGGGAGGTTCACTGAGATATGTTGTACGATGCATCCCATGAAAGAGACAACTGTGGTTTCGGATTGATCGCCCATATAGAAGGTGAACCGAGCCATAAAGTCGTGCGCACAGCGATTCACGCACTGGCACGAATGCAGCACCGTGGCGCGATTCTTGCCGACGGCAAGACCGGCGACGGTTGCGGGCTATTACTTCAAAAACCGGATCGTTTCTTCCGTCTGGTTGCCGCAGAACAAGGCTGGCGACTGGCTAACAATTACGCGGTCGGCATGTTGTTCCTCAGCCGGGATGAAGAGAAAGCCCACGCCACTCGCCAGATTGTCGAAGAAGAACTGCAAAATGAAACCCTGTCCGTACTCGGCTGGCGCGATGTGCCCACCAACCCGGACGTATTGGGTGAGATAGCGCTCTCTTCCCTGCCGCGCATCGAACAGATCTTCGTTAATGCCCCAGCTGGCTGGCGTCCGCGTGATATGGAGCGTCGCCTGTTTATGGCGCGTCGTCGTATTGAAAAACGCATACAGGATAAAGACTTCTACGTCTGCAGCCTCTCCAATCTGGTGAATATCTATAAAGGTCTGTGTATGCCGGCAGACCTGCCGCGGTTCTATCTTGATCTGGCAGACTTGCGCTTGGAATCGGCTATTTGCCTGTTCCACCAGCGCTTCTCCACCAACACCGTGCCGCGCTGGCGTCTGGCGCAACCGTTCCGCTATCTGGCGCATAACGGTGAAATCAACACCATTACCGGCAACCGCCAATGGGCACGCGCCCGCGCCTACAAATTCAAGACCCCGTTGATTCCTGACTTGCTGAACGCGGCGCCGTTTGTTGACGAAAGCGGTTCGGACTCTATGTCGCTGGACAACATGCTGGAACTGTTCCTGGCAGGCGGGATGGACATTGTGCGCGCCATGCGCCTGCTGGTGCCGCCAGCCTGGCAGAACAACCCGAATATGGACCCGGAGCTGCGCGCCTTCTTTGACTTTAACTCCATGCATATGGAGCCATGGGATGGCCCGGCCGGTCTGGTGCTGTCCGATGGGCGCTACGCTGCCTGTAACCTTGACCGTAACGGTCTGCGTCCGGCGCGCTATGTCATCACCAAGGATAAGCTGATCACCTGTGCATCCGAAGTAGGTATCTGGGATTACCAGCCTGACGAAGTGGTGGAAAAAGGCCGCGTCGGTCCGGGTGAACTGATGGTTATCGATACCCGTACTGGCCGTATTCTGCATTCAACCGAAACCGATGATGACCTGAAAAGTCGCCACCCGTACAAAGAGTGGATGGAGAAGAACGTTAAACGTCTGGTACCGTTCGAAGAACTGCCGGATGATCAGGTTGGCAGCCGGGAGCTGGATGACGCCCTGCTGGAAACCTACCAGAAGCAATTTGGCTACAGCTTTGAGGAACTGGATCAGGTTATTCGCGTGCTGGGGGAAAACGGTCAGGAAGCGACCGGCTCCATGGGTGATGACACGCCATTTGCCGTGCTGTCGAGCCGCCCACGCATCATTTATGATTATTTCCGTCAGCAGTTCGCACAGGTAACCAACCCGCCTATCGACCCGCTGCGCGAAACGCACGTCATGTCGCTCGCTACCTGCATCGGTCGAGAAATGAACGTATTCTGCGAAGCAGAGGGACAGGCTCACCGCCTGAGCTTCAAATCGCCGATCCTGCTCTACTCTGACTTCATTCAGTTGATCAATCAGGATCCAGAGCACTATCGCGCTGAGAAGATCGATATCACCTTCGATCCTAAACAACGTTCGCTACAGGAAACCGTCGAAAAACTGTGTGACGAAGCGGAATACAAGGTACGTGCCGGCGCGGTGCTGCTGGTGCTGAGTGACCGTGGCATCACGCCTGATCGCCTGCCGGTGCCAGCGCCAATGATGGTGGGCGCGATTCAGACGCGGCTGGTGGAAAAAAGCCTGCGTTGCGACGCCAACATTATCGTGGAAACCGCAAGCGCCCGCGATCCGCACCACTTCGCAGTACTGCTCGGCTTCGGCGCTACCGCC harbors:
- a CDS encoding TIGR01212 family radical SAM protein (This family includes YhcC from E. coli K-12, an uncharacterized radical SAM protein.), translating into MQLQKLINMFGGDLQRRYGEKIHKLTLHGGFSCPNRDGTLGRGGCTFCNVASFADEQMQQRSIAEQLAAQAGKVNRAHRYLAYFQAYTSTYAEVQVLASMYRQALTQADMVGLCVGTRPDCVPDTVLDLLADYREQGYEVWLELGLQSAHDRTLRRINRGHDFACYRQTAQRARARGLKVCSHLIAGLPGESDEHCLLTLQRVVEAGVDGIKLHPLHIVTGSVMAKAWGAGRLTALPLAHYVSIAGEMIRHTPPDIVYHRISASARRPTLLAPLWCENRWTGMVGIHDYLQQHGAQGSALGQPFQYSTN